In Nitrospirota bacterium, the genomic window CCTCGTTTTCTTGCCGGATTGCGGGGCGAGGAGGAGCGCAACTCCTGCCCCGACCGCGCCGCCCAGCAGGAACGAGAAGACCGCTACCATCGCCATAGTTCTCTCCATCTTTTCCATCGAGTCCTCCTTGAGGTGGATACGTCATGCCCTGTGCAGTGCCGTATGCGGATTCAGCAGGGCCCCGGACGGTTCCGGGCTTGCAGCAGTATAATTTTCGACAAGAAAGGAAAAGCCTTTAGCCGGCCCGGGCCGGCGCCGCGTGCGTGCCACAGCCGCACGGGCGCTACGGGTCCGAAGCGATGAGCTGCTCTATCCGCTCGGCGGGGAGGGCCTCGCTGAAAAGGTATCCCTG contains:
- a CDS encoding YtxH domain-containing protein codes for the protein MEKMERTMAMVAVFSFLLGGAVGAGVALLLAPQSGKKTRRQIHHFAEDLAGQATDYAERLKKRVL